A window of Candidatus Bathyarchaeia archaeon genomic DNA:
TAAGCCGGATGGAAGCATGATCCCAGTCGAGGAGTTCGATTTCTCCGAATATGAGAACCTGAGGAAGTTCGCCGTATACGAAATGTCTAAGGTTAGGGCTGTTCAGCAGACCCCGCCCCACGTAACTCTAATGAAGAGACTTGAGATCGCGGACTATGAGGATGCAAGCGACCCTGGAAACTTTAGATGGTATCCTAAAGGCAACCTGATTAAGTCGCTTATAGAGGAGTTCGTGACCGAGAAGGTTATTGCCTACGGCGCCCTGAAGGTTGAGACCCCAATAATGTACGACATAAAGCATCCGGCGTTGGCGAACTATCTACATAGATTTCCAGCCCGCCAATATATAGTCAAGTCTGAGGATAAAGATCTTTTTCTACGCTTCAGCGCGTGTTTCGGGCAGTTCCTAATGCTTCATGATGCGCAGATATCGTATAGGCAGCTGCCGCTCAAAATATACGAGCTGACACACTACAGTTTCCGGAGGGAGAAGAGCGGTGAGCTAGCTGGGTTAAGGAGGCTTAGAGCCTTCACGATGCCGGACTGCCACGCGCTGTGTGCGGACATGGAGCAGGCTAAGGAGGAAGCCATTAAAAGGTTTAAGTTAAGTATGGAGACTCTTGAGGGTATAGGGTTAACTAGAGAAGACTATGAGCTGGCAATAAGGTTTACAAAGGACTTCTATGCGGAGAATAGAGACTTTATAGTTTCCCTTGTCAAGCTGTTTGGTAAGCCGGCGCTCGTCGAAATGTGGAATGAACGCTTCTTCTATTTTGTTCTTAAATGGGAATTTAACTTTGTCGACAACCTAGATAAGGCTTCAGCCTTATCAACGGATCAGATAGATATAGAGAACGCTGAAAGGTATGGGATAACGTATGTTGATGAGAAGGGTGAAAAAAGGTATCCGCTTATATTGCACTGCTCGCCGAGCGGCGCAATTGAACGCGACATATATGCGTTGCTAGAGAAAGCCTACCGAATACAGAAGACGGGTGGGACCCCGATGCTGCCAATCTGGCTGTCACCGACGCAGGTTAGAGTTATACCCGTCAGCGAAAGCTTCTATGGCGAGGCTGAGAAAATAGCGGTAGAGCTGATAAGGCGAGGTGTCAGAGCTGACTGGGATGATAGACCGTTAACGATGCAGAAAAAGATCAGGGAAGCGGAGATGGAGTGGATACCGTTCATAGTCGTTGTTGGTCAGGAGGAGGTTTCGACTGGGAATCTCGCTGTTAGAGATAGGCGCCTAAGAAAGGAGCAGAAGATAAGAAAGATGAGTTTAGATGAGCTGGTAAACGAGATAAGGGAAGAGGTCGGGGGAAAACCGTTTAAGCCGCTGACGCTTCCAATAGCCCTGTCTAGGAGACCGCGCTTCTACGGATAGCCGGCGGATTACTCCTCAATAAACTCAAGCATATCAGTCTCTTTAACGTTGCCTTCGCCTACAGGCACCAGAAAGGTTTTTATCTCATGAGGTTTGAAGGTTGTCGTCCACCTTTTCCCTAGAAGCATAAAGTTGATCTCAACCGTGGTTTCCGCGCCGTAGCTCTCGTAGCAGCGTAAAATAATGTTCTCCGAATCCTCATGCATCTTAATGGCGCTCACAACTATGTTATCGTGGC
This region includes:
- a CDS encoding threonine--tRNA ligase gives rise to the protein MKILQLHSNFIEYRPVEREIPSAEGVEERLYRLEDLVVLFTCVEKNDTVDVAHKAIDEVKEFLDKVKVNRILIYPYAHLSSDLAEPSEALKILEEMRVYASSLGIEAYRAPFGWCKEFSVSVKGHPLAEQFKSIALGEREAGKEIVSKALEAEEKIVSHWFIIKPDGSMIPVEEFDFSEYENLRKFAVYEMSKVRAVQQTPPHVTLMKRLEIADYEDASDPGNFRWYPKGNLIKSLIEEFVTEKVIAYGALKVETPIMYDIKHPALANYLHRFPARQYIVKSEDKDLFLRFSACFGQFLMLHDAQISYRQLPLKIYELTHYSFRREKSGELAGLRRLRAFTMPDCHALCADMEQAKEEAIKRFKLSMETLEGIGLTREDYELAIRFTKDFYAENRDFIVSLVKLFGKPALVEMWNERFFYFVLKWEFNFVDNLDKASALSTDQIDIENAERYGITYVDEKGEKRYPLILHCSPSGAIERDIYALLEKAYRIQKTGGTPMLPIWLSPTQVRVIPVSESFYGEAEKIAVELIRRGVRADWDDRPLTMQKKIREAEMEWIPFIVVVGQEEVSTGNLAVRDRRLRKEQKIRKMSLDELVNEIREEVGGKPFKPLTLPIALSRRPRFYG